The DNA segment ACTGCAGCGTTTTATCAGGTCGAATAATCGGCACGGAGTCTTTAATAGGGAAATTCCGCACTCAACTGATAACGCCCGCCGGGCAGGCCGGGGGCCAACGCAACACACAATGTTCGAAACCATACTGGACGAGGAAGAGCGCGGTCAAGTGGGGATCGGGACCCTCATCGTGTTCATCGCGATGGTGCTGGTGGCGGCGATCGCCGCCGGCGTCCTGATCAACACGGCCGGCTTCCTCCAGACGCAGGCGGAGGCGACGGGCGAAGAGAGTACATCACAGGTGAGCGACCGGCTACAGGTCGTGAGCCAGTCCGGCATCGTCAACAGCAGCGGCGATCAGATCAACGTCACAGACATTGATTTCGTCGTCGCGAAGGCTCCGGGTGCGGGCAGCATCGATCTCAACCAGACGAGCGTCGAACTCATCGGTGCGAACGGGCAGGAGACGTTCCAGCTCGACGAGATCGGCTCCGAAAACGTCGAGATCTTCACGAGCCCGGACCAGGACACCGTCGTCCTGACGGACAGCAGTGACCGGGCGGAGGTCAGCGTC comes from the Halorubrum depositum genome and includes:
- a CDS encoding archaellin/type IV pilin N-terminal domain-containing protein, whose translation is MFETILDEEERGQVGIGTLIVFIAMVLVAAIAAGVLINTAGFLQTQAEATGEESTSQVSDRLQVVSQSGIVNSSGDQINVTDIDFVVAKAPGAGSIDLNQTSVELIGANGQETFQLDEIGSENVEIFTSPDQDTVVLTDSSDRAEVSVDLDDQVTYGNLSTGDRLSVTFTTASGATTTTEIRVPTTLTKDQTSVRL